The Flavobacteriales bacterium genome window below encodes:
- a CDS encoding glycosyltransferase family 2 protein, translated as MSRLSAVIITYNEERNIRRCLESLQGIADEILVVDSYSSDQTEVICREFDVRFIQNIFAGHIEQKNFAMKQAKYDLILSLDADEALSPELQQSIRSITDRSGDTAYSFNRLTNYCRKWIHHCGWYPDTKTRLWDRRRGKWGGTNPHDKVILHDDVDVSRLNGDLYHYSFYTVEEHMRQIDYFTDISSKAAYENGKWSNVLKLIVKPAFKFFRDYILKLGILDGYYGFIICKNSTYAKYLKYKKLMDLQNQSD; from the coding sequence TTGAGCCGACTTTCAGCTGTCATTATCACCTATAACGAGGAGCGGAACATCCGCAGGTGTCTGGAATCCCTGCAGGGCATTGCCGATGAGATCCTTGTGGTAGACTCCTACTCCAGCGACCAGACCGAGGTCATCTGCCGGGAATTCGATGTGCGTTTCATCCAGAACATCTTTGCCGGCCATATCGAGCAGAAGAATTTTGCCATGAAGCAGGCCAAATACGATCTGATACTATCACTGGATGCCGATGAGGCCCTGAGTCCGGAATTGCAGCAATCCATACGTTCCATCACCGACCGATCGGGTGATACGGCCTATAGCTTCAATCGACTGACCAATTACTGCCGTAAGTGGATACACCATTGCGGATGGTATCCCGATACAAAGACCCGACTCTGGGACAGGCGAAGAGGAAAATGGGGAGGTACCAATCCACACGATAAGGTAATACTGCACGATGACGTGGATGTGAGCCGTCTGAATGGAGATTTATATCACTACTCCTTTTATACGGTAGAGGAGCACATGCGACAGATCGACTATTTCACGGATATCAGTTCCAAGGCTGCCTATGAGAATGGTAAGTGGTCCAATGTCTTGAAACTGATCGTCAAACCGGCCTTCAAGTTCTTCAGGGATTATATCCTCAAGCTGGGAATTCTAGATGGATACTATGGATTCATCATCTGTAAGAACAGTACCTACGCCAAGTACCTGAAGTACAAAAAGCTGATGGACCTTCAAAATCAATCAGATTGA